In Desulfomonilia bacterium, one genomic interval encodes:
- a CDS encoding pyruvate formate lyase family protein yields the protein MQAPKLNVDMEDAGTSQRFEQIRKTLLSTPVCLCPERALLITEYFKKHDNKKEPMVIRRARALEYLLANKKINIFPGELIAGNMGTSRISAIMQPELASVFMSEELLWIDRRKTTPFKMPFRERLNLFLKVNPYWLTRNLAFKAFFPNLGRMARYTKEQLNATYYLINEAGGIGHFLPNYERLLKSGLNGYLKELDGREDDFSRAARICCQAVGVYAARLSAKTRALAAAEPDENRAAELREIGRICSRVPMNPPETLHEALQALWIAHMAVNMEGLNSAISFGRIDQYLYPFYKADMDAGRITPDKARELLLLFSAKAVEHVFLLSERTSQYHGGYLVVQAAIVGGMDEEGNDATNELTYIFLDVMERLGLRDPNYQARIHKGSPEHYIRRVTDVVRKGGGTPAVFGDEAAIEALTSHGFPLREARNYAVVGCVELALPGKSFFSTDAGLLNLPLCMELALNQGRRFGKKARLGADTPDPLTMTNMEQVIDAFRRQVDFMAARMIDDLRVMETGNRDHHPTPFSSMLVDGCIESGRDVTAGGALYNSSGVQGVGLADVADSLAAIDDVVFTRKKYTMAEVINAVKNNFNSAGVLRSELLKAPKFGYDDPLPDNYANMAAHIFHDALNRHDNTRGGRYVPGFYSVTCHVAFGKRTPALPSGRLAGEPFASSLGPSNGRDRLGPTALLNSVAHVDSRLAMNGYALNLRFDPSTLSGEKGVDILSSLVKGFFSQGGMEMQLNVLDAEKLEDARLHPGKYPGLVVRVAGYCAYFDDLPEDSKLEIISRTRLRV from the coding sequence ATGCAGGCGCCAAAGCTTAATGTTGATATGGAAGATGCCGGCACGTCTCAGCGTTTTGAGCAGATCAGGAAAACCCTGCTTTCCACCCCTGTGTGCCTGTGCCCGGAGCGTGCCCTGCTGATTACGGAATATTTCAAGAAGCATGACAACAAAAAAGAGCCTATGGTCATACGAAGGGCCAGGGCCCTTGAATATCTGCTTGCAAATAAAAAGATCAATATCTTTCCCGGTGAGCTGATTGCAGGGAATATGGGTACCAGCCGCATCTCGGCGATCATGCAGCCGGAGCTGGCCAGCGTCTTCATGAGCGAGGAACTCCTGTGGATAGACAGGCGGAAGACCACGCCCTTTAAAATGCCGTTTAGGGAGCGGCTCAATCTTTTCCTGAAGGTAAACCCCTACTGGCTGACGCGGAATCTGGCCTTCAAGGCCTTTTTCCCCAATCTTGGCAGAATGGCGCGCTATACAAAGGAGCAGCTGAACGCCACCTACTATCTGATAAACGAGGCAGGCGGCATCGGGCATTTCCTGCCGAACTACGAGAGGCTGTTGAAGTCGGGATTAAACGGATACCTGAAGGAACTTGACGGAAGAGAAGATGATTTCAGCAGGGCTGCAAGAATATGCTGCCAGGCGGTTGGTGTCTATGCGGCAAGGCTTTCTGCCAAGACACGCGCTCTGGCTGCGGCCGAACCGGATGAGAACCGTGCTGCCGAACTGAGGGAAATAGGCCGCATATGCAGCAGGGTACCGATGAATCCGCCGGAGACGTTGCATGAGGCCCTCCAGGCCCTCTGGATCGCACACATGGCAGTAAACATGGAGGGACTCAACTCCGCGATATCATTCGGTCGGATAGACCAGTATCTCTACCCGTTCTACAAAGCCGACATGGATGCAGGGAGGATAACACCTGATAAGGCAAGGGAACTGTTGCTGCTGTTTTCAGCCAAGGCTGTAGAGCATGTCTTCCTTCTTTCGGAAAGGACCAGCCAGTATCACGGAGGATATCTTGTGGTTCAGGCCGCTATCGTAGGTGGTATGGATGAAGAAGGTAATGACGCTACAAACGAACTTACCTACATATTCCTGGATGTCATGGAGCGGCTGGGGCTGAGGGATCCGAACTATCAGGCCAGGATACACAAAGGCTCCCCTGAACACTACATCAGGCGTGTTACCGACGTTGTCAGAAAGGGTGGTGGAACCCCTGCAGTCTTCGGCGATGAAGCGGCCATAGAGGCACTGACATCGCACGGCTTTCCCCTGAGAGAAGCCAGAAACTATGCCGTTGTCGGCTGCGTGGAGCTTGCGCTTCCGGGCAAAAGTTTCTTCTCGACCGATGCCGGTCTTCTGAACCTGCCGCTCTGCATGGAGCTTGCCCTCAATCAAGGCAGGAGGTTCGGGAAAAAAGCCAGGCTTGGTGCCGATACGCCCGACCCGTTGACAATGACGAACATGGAGCAGGTCATAGACGCCTTCCGCAGGCAGGTGGATTTCATGGCGGCAAGGATGATTGACGATCTCAGAGTCATGGAGACGGGGAACCGCGACCATCACCCTACGCCATTTTCCTCCATGCTGGTTGACGGATGCATTGAAAGCGGCAGGGACGTGACCGCGGGAGGGGCCCTCTACAATTCGAGCGGCGTGCAGGGTGTGGGTCTGGCCGATGTGGCTGATTCACTGGCCGCCATTGACGATGTTGTATTTACACGGAAAAAATATACCATGGCTGAAGTCATAAATGCCGTTAAAAATAATTTCAACAGTGCGGGAGTATTGCGTTCTGAACTTTTGAAGGCCCCTAAATTCGGATATGATGATCCACTGCCGGACAATTATGCCAACATGGCTGCGCATATTTTTCACGACGCACTCAATAGACATGATAACACTCGCGGCGGGCGCTATGTGCCTGGTTTCTATTCAGTTACCTGCCATGTGGCGTTCGGCAAAAGGACGCCGGCGCTTCCGAGCGGCAGACTTGCAGGAGAGCCTTTTGCGTCCAGTCTGGGGCCATCAAACGGCAGAGATCGCCTGGGCCCGACAGCCCTTCTCAATTCAGTGGCCCATGTCGATTCCAGACTGGCCATGAATGGCTATGCGCTTAATCTCAGATTCGATCCTTCCACGCTCTCGGGCGAAAAGGGAGTAGACATCCTGTCGTCGCTTGTAAAAGGGTTCTTCTCGCAGGGCGGCATGGAAATGCAGCTCAATGTGCTTGATGCGGAAAAGCTCGAAGACGCAAGATTACATCCCGGAAAGTATCCCGGGCTTGTGGTGAGGGTGGCGGGCTACTGCGCCTATTTCGACGATCTGCCGGAAGACAGCAAGCTGGAAATCATTTCCCGCACCCGGCTGAGGGTATGA
- the rlmN gene encoding 23S rRNA (adenine(2503)-C(2))-methyltransferase RlmN, whose translation METERELILSETKTNLLGLDRQELADIIGDKPFRGAQAFQWLYQKGARHIEEMTNISLPLRKKISEEAYIGYPEIRARQISSDGTEKLAYTLGDGEVIESVLIPDEDYFTICVSSQAGCAMGCDFCCTATLGFRRNLLPAEILAQVLIPRRLYPEKLFRNIVLMGMGEPLLNYENVLKAVKILLDSNGPGFSTRRITISTCGIIPKIPDIWPDMGIGIAVSLNAATDEKRSAIMPINKKYPLAELKKALMSIELPPRRTITIEYVMLGGFNDTLADAKALVSFLHGIRAKINLIPFNPWPGAKFVAPSDNDVFTFQEYLKSRHFTVVIRKERGKDIMAACGQLAGGKG comes from the coding sequence ATGGAAACTGAAAGGGAACTGATATTGAGCGAGACAAAGACAAACCTTCTCGGTCTCGACAGACAAGAGCTTGCAGACATTATCGGCGACAAGCCGTTCAGAGGCGCGCAGGCCTTTCAGTGGCTCTATCAGAAGGGTGCCAGACATATCGAGGAGATGACCAATATATCGCTGCCGCTTAGAAAGAAGATAAGTGAAGAGGCTTATATCGGGTATCCCGAAATAAGAGCCCGTCAGATAAGTTCCGACGGGACAGAAAAGCTTGCGTACACCCTTGGCGATGGTGAAGTAATCGAAAGCGTGCTGATTCCAGATGAAGACTATTTTACCATCTGTGTATCTTCGCAGGCAGGATGCGCCATGGGATGTGATTTCTGTTGTACGGCCACACTGGGGTTTAGAAGAAATCTACTGCCTGCCGAAATACTTGCCCAGGTGCTTATTCCGAGAAGGCTTTATCCGGAAAAGCTTTTCAGGAATATCGTGCTTATGGGCATGGGAGAACCTCTGCTCAATTATGAAAACGTGCTGAAAGCGGTAAAGATCCTTCTGGATTCCAACGGACCCGGCTTCTCGACACGCCGCATCACCATATCAACCTGCGGCATTATCCCCAAGATACCGGATATCTGGCCGGATATGGGAATCGGCATCGCAGTATCCCTGAATGCCGCAACCGATGAAAAGCGCTCGGCCATAATGCCGATAAATAAAAAATATCCCCTGGCGGAACTTAAAAAGGCTCTCATGTCCATAGAGCTGCCGCCAAGGCGCACGATTACGATCGAATATGTAATGCTGGGCGGCTTCAACGACACACTTGCCGACGCCAAAGCGCTCGTGAGTTTCCTCCACGGGATAAGGGCAAAAATCAATCTTATACCATTCAACCCGTGGCCGGGGGCGAAATTCGTCGCGCCGTCGGATAATGATGTATTCACTTTCCAGGAATACCTGAAGTCAAGGCACTTTACCGTTGTAATCAGAAAGGAAAGGGGAAAAGACATAATGGCCGCATGCGGCCAGCTTGCAGGAGGAAAAGGCTGA
- a CDS encoding PHP domain-containing protein, with protein MIKIDLHIHSKDGSDGRWHLEEIFREASIRGINLISITDHDSISSQREAAGLAQKYRMSYITGVELNVTFNHPEFTEGKDISLDFLGYNFDPDNKTLVSKLAELSSYRRKRALIILENLNSELSGEGKNILGEDDIRKIQERTEGAIGRPHIADYLIERGIVKNRQEAFDRYLVRLNLPKMHLSLEEASNLIRGAGGLLFLAHPDDPNGTSLRAVSADLSIQQKAIESSMLDNINGIECWHSRLTPKATDSYLAFARRHGLLVSGGSDCHQQPVLMGNLEIPAFVAGNFGINSF; from the coding sequence ATGATAAAGATAGACCTGCATATACATTCTAAAGACGGTTCGGACGGCAGATGGCATCTTGAGGAAATATTCAGGGAGGCGTCCATCAGGGGCATTAATCTCATCTCGATAACCGACCACGATTCGATCTCATCACAGAGAGAGGCGGCCGGTCTGGCTCAAAAATACAGGATGTCTTATATTACCGGCGTAGAGCTTAACGTTACGTTCAACCACCCGGAGTTTACTGAAGGCAAGGACATATCGCTTGATTTCCTGGGCTATAATTTCGATCCCGACAACAAAACACTGGTGTCCAAACTTGCCGAACTCAGTTCGTACCGTAGAAAAAGGGCACTGATCATTCTTGAAAATCTCAACAGTGAGCTTTCAGGAGAGGGCAAAAATATACTGGGTGAAGATGATATCAGAAAAATCCAGGAAAGGACCGAAGGTGCCATAGGCAGGCCTCATATAGCTGACTATCTGATTGAAAGGGGCATTGTGAAAAACAGGCAGGAGGCCTTTGACAGATACCTTGTCAGGCTTAATTTACCTAAAATGCACCTGTCCCTTGAAGAAGCCTCTAACCTTATAAGGGGTGCGGGAGGGCTGTTGTTTCTGGCACATCCGGATGACCCGAACGGCACTTCTTTAAGGGCGGTTTCTGCCGATCTTTCAATTCAGCAGAAAGCAATAGAATCATCGATGCTTGATAATATCAACGGAATCGAATGCTGGCACTCAAGGTTGACTCCGAAGGCAACGGATTCTTACCTGGCTTTTGCAAGAAGACATGGCCTGCTTGTGAGCGGCGGGTCTGATTGCCACCAGCAGCCGGTGCTTATGGGCAATCTTGAAATACCCGCTTTCGTTGCCGGTAACTTCGGTATAAACTCATTTTGA
- a CDS encoding tetratricopeptide repeat protein → MKKIIIILVILAIAGCAGTFAKQRKISSPSYQLAMEKLSQNDMQGALVELKKGQKANPADPEIYYGYALTYRQWDKPAEAIPYVDKAIEYAGNLEYDHPGMKSEAYNLKGDLLAKLNKNEEALKYFKKALDDDLYKTPENTLYNMALVYITMGKLTEAKASLSKAVGIRPDLTPAWDALGVVYSRTGDNASAVTALNRALELYPDYIEAHWDIAQVYIETGNTEEARKHLLDIIRLDKTGGFSARASAKLAEIEGLQ, encoded by the coding sequence ATGAAAAAAATAATCATAATTCTTGTGATACTGGCAATTGCAGGGTGTGCTGGAACATTCGCAAAACAGAGGAAGATTTCGAGCCCGTCATACCAGCTTGCGATGGAAAAGCTTTCCCAGAACGATATGCAGGGCGCGCTGGTCGAGCTCAAAAAGGGGCAGAAGGCAAACCCTGCTGATCCTGAAATCTATTATGGATATGCGCTCACTTACAGGCAGTGGGACAAACCTGCTGAAGCTATTCCCTATGTCGATAAGGCGATAGAGTATGCCGGCAATCTCGAGTACGATCATCCAGGCATGAAGAGCGAGGCATACAATCTCAAGGGAGATCTCCTTGCAAAGCTCAACAAAAACGAGGAAGCCCTGAAATATTTCAAGAAGGCCCTTGATGACGATCTTTACAAGACGCCTGAAAATACACTTTATAATATGGCCCTTGTTTATATCACCATGGGCAAACTGACAGAGGCTAAAGCAAGTCTGTCCAAGGCGGTCGGCATAAGGCCAGATCTTACGCCGGCCTGGGATGCCCTGGGAGTGGTTTATTCCAGAACAGGCGATAATGCTTCGGCTGTTACCGCTTTAAATCGCGCTCTGGAACTGTACCCGGATTACATCGAGGCACACTGGGACATCGCTCAGGTTTATATCGAAACAGGGAATACGGAAGAAGCCAGAAAGCACCTTCTTGATATTATCCGTCTTGACAAGACAGGAGGTTTTTCCGCCAGGGCAAGTGCAAAACTTGCTGAAATAGAAGGCTTGCAGTAA
- a CDS encoding AAA family ATPase: protein MREPFKEYMSRELGNDIILISCGLPASYKTETTEVIARMKGYVILRTDLIRLEVLKGEDIFDEKVASSMDKRNLVYDEMFRRASELAAKDKGVILDATFITQKLRRRAAEVAALNNKTFVIQQTVCPQEVSLNRISRRTRENYESNAITEQAYLNNKNRFEPVDLADLKGLYPNLKIIHLTIDTTSDSEDEWKVIERKDM from the coding sequence ATGAGAGAGCCGTTTAAAGAATATATGAGCAGGGAACTGGGAAACGATATTATTCTGATATCATGCGGTCTGCCGGCATCATACAAGACCGAGACGACCGAAGTGATAGCAAGGATGAAAGGCTATGTCATCCTGAGGACAGACCTCATCCGCCTCGAGGTGCTAAAGGGGGAAGACATATTCGATGAGAAGGTCGCATCGAGCATGGACAAAAGAAACCTTGTCTATGACGAAATGTTCAGGAGGGCTTCAGAACTTGCTGCTAAAGATAAGGGGGTCATACTCGACGCAACATTCATCACGCAGAAATTGAGGCGAAGGGCCGCCGAAGTGGCCGCTCTGAACAATAAGACCTTTGTCATACAGCAGACCGTCTGCCCCCAGGAAGTCTCCCTGAACAGAATTTCCAGGAGAACCAGGGAAAACTACGAATCGAATGCAATTACCGAGCAGGCATATCTGAACAATAAAAACAGGTTTGAACCGGTTGACCTTGCCGACCTGAAGGGCCTGTATCCAAATCTGAAAATAATCCATCTGACAATAGATACAACCTCGGATTCGGAAGACGAGTGGAAAGTAATCGAACGTAAAGATATGTGA